A stretch of the Takifugu flavidus isolate HTHZ2018 chromosome 1, ASM371156v2, whole genome shotgun sequence genome encodes the following:
- the pofut2 gene encoding GDP-fucose protein O-fucosyltransferase 2, translated as MAHRAVHILRLWTATLYSCTLSVSFMLVTLVAFNAANADDVFSASHTATASTSMARDVRYLLYDVNPPEGFNLRRDVYIRMASLVKTLTKDGDDWVLVLPPWGRLYHWQSPDIYQLRIPWGEFFSLTSLQVNVPVIEYEEFIAENGGPFIDQVLVLQNYAEGWTDGKWEEKVDKRPCIEKLIYSKDKQGYYRGWFWGYEETRARNVTCISAQGHASIMAPVLQKNITVTSVMLDRAETLLHDHYAGKDYWDTRRSMVFAKHLRLIGDNFRATHLNSTDISDSTVYSEDWTRMKAKLGSAKGGPYLGVHLRRKDFIWGHREDVPSLKGAVKKIRSLMKKHKLDKVFLATDADGGELKELKRLLPEMLRFDPSIEDLELLKDGGVAIIDQWICAHARFFIGTSVSTFSFRIHEEREILGFDPKTTYNRFCGDSEKECEQPTHWKIVY; from the exons ATGGCGCACCGTGCAGTGCATATACTCCGGTTATGGACTGCTACACTTTACTCTTGTACGTTATCAGTTTCGTTTATGCTCGTCACTCTTGTTGCATTTAACGCAGCGAACGCCGACGATGTCTTTAGTGCAAGTCACACGGCGACAGCATCCACCTCCATGGCGAGGGATGTGCG GTACCTGTTGTATGATGTAAACCCTCCGGAGGGCTTCAATCTGCGGAGAGATGTCTACATTCGAATGGCCTCCCTGGTTAAGACGCTGACTAAAGATGGAGATGACTGGGTATTGGTACTTCCCCCGTGGGGTCGGCTCTATCACTGGCAAAGCCCTGATATCTACCAGCTGCGCATCCCGTGGGGAGAGTTCTTCAGTCTCACCAGCCTGCAGGTCAATGTTCCTGTCATTGAGTATGAGGAATTCATTGCTG AGAACGGAGGCCCGTTCATAGACCAGGTTTTGGTCCTGCAGAACTATGCTGAAGGTTGGACAGATGggaaatgggaagaaaaagtAGATAAACGGCCATGCATTGAGAAGCTGATCTACTCCAAAGATAAACAGGGCTATTATAG GGGCTGGTTTTGGGGTTATGAGGAGACAAGAGCTCGAAATGTAACTTGTATATCAGCCCAAGGCCATGCATCTATCATGGCTCCAGTTCTCCAGAAAAACATCACAGTGAC ATCTGTAATGCTGGACCGTGCCGAGACCCTCCTCCACGATCACTACGCTGGGAAGGATTACTGGGAT ACGCGCCGCAGTATGGTCTTTGCTAAGCACCTGCGGCTCATAGGGGATAACTTCAGGGCAACACACCTGAACTCGACAGATATAAGCGACAGCACCGTTTACAGTGAGGACTGGACCCGCATGAAA GCTAAGCTAGGCTCAGCGAAAGGGGGACCGTATCTTGGTGTCCATCTGCGAAGGAAGGATTTTATCTGGGGTCATAGAGAAGATGTCCCCAGCCTTAAGGGAGCCGTCAAAAAAATACGCAGCTTGATGAAGAAGCACAAACTTGACAAGGTTTTCTTGGCAACAGATGCAGATGGGGGAG AACTGAAAGAGCTGAAGAGGTTGTTACCAGAAATGTTGCGGTTTGATCCCTCAATAGAAGACCTGGAGCTCCTTAAAGATGGAGGAGTGGCCATAATTGACCAGTGGATTTGTGCTCATGCGAG ATTCTTCATTGGAACTTCGGTGTCTACTTTCTCATTCCGGATCCATGAAGAGAGGGAGATCCTGGGATTTGATCCTAAAACTACGTACAACCGTTTCTGCGGAGACTCTGAGAAAGAATGTGAACAGCCGACACACTGGAAAATAGTTTACTGA
- the LOC130533700 gene encoding trans-1,2-dihydrobenzene-1,2-diol dehydrogenase-like, translating to MATRWGICSVGKISHDFSAALRTLVPEDHKIVAVASRDLQRAEEFAKRHKIPRAYGSYEELAQDPDIDVVYIGTIHPQHFNTGKLFVNAQKNVLIEKPLGMNLRQVQELITAAQEKKVFLMEAVWARFFPAYAEVRRLLKQGEVGDVQMVRAEFGLPVSHVRRMSDSKLGGGGLVDLGIYPLQFAFMVFKGEKPESIHASGHCLETGVDDTAVVVLKFSGNRLAVCTCSISMKLVSDAVIVGTKGTIKLPHHMWCPTELEVNGKEMHFPLPETDLPLNYVHSAGLRYEGEEVRRCLLKGLKESAEMLWAHSILLTETLDEARRQMGVIYDQDKL from the exons ATGGCAACACGTTGGGGCATATGTAGTGTAGGTAAAATCAGTCATGATTTCTCAGCTGCTTTGCGGACTCTGGTTCCTGAAGACCATAAG ATTGTGGCTGTGGCATCGAGGGACCTGCAGCGTGCCGAAGAGTTTGCGAAACGACACAAAATCCCTCGTGCATATGGGAGTTATGAGGAGCTAGCACAAGATCCAGACATTG ATGTTGTGTACATTGGTACAATCCACCCTCAGCACTTTAACACTGGAAAACTCTTCGTAAACGCACAAAAAAACGTGCTGATTGAGAAACCGCTGGGCATGAATTTAAGGCAGGTGCAAGAACTGATCACTGCAGCCCAGGAGAAAAAGGTTTTCCTCATGGAG GCAGTCTGGGCGCGGTTCTTTCCTGCGTATGCTGAAGTGAGAAGACTCTTAAAACAAGGAGAAGTGGGTGATGTTCAGATGGTGAGGGCTGAGTTTGGGCTTCCAGTCTCGCATGTCCGTCGCATGTCAGACAGCAaactgggaggagggggactggTGGATTTGGGCATCTACCCACTGCAGTTTGCCTTCATGGTTTTTAAAGGGGAGAAACCAGAGTCCATCCACGCAAGTGGCCATTGTTTAGAAACAG GTGTTGATGATACAGCAGTTGTGGTGCTCAAATTCTCTGGAAACAGGCTGGCTGTTTGCACCTGTTCAATCAGCATGAAGCTGGTCTCTGATGCTGTTATTGTTGGAACAAAAGGCACTATAAAG CTGCCCCACCACATGTGGTGCCCCACCGAATTGGAAGTAAACGGGAAGGAAATGCACTTTCCCCTGCCAGAGACCGACCTGCCTCTGAACTATGTCCACAGTGCAGGTTTACGATATGAAGGTGAAGAGGTCAGACGCTGCCTGCTCAAAG GTTTGAAGGAGAGTGCAGAGATGCTGTGGGCTCATTCCATCCTGTTAACAGAAACCCTGGATGAAGCCAGAAGGCAGATGGGAGTGATATATGACCAGGACAAACTCTAG
- the LOC130533649 gene encoding tubulin alpha chain-like, translating into MRECISVHVGQAGVQMGNTCWELYCLEHGIEPDGQMSSHKPVRGHDDSFTTFFSETGAGKYVPRAIFVDLEPTVVDEVRTGTYRQLFHPEQLISGKEDAANNYARGHYTIGREIIDSVLDRIRKLSDQCTGLQGFLIFHSFGGGTGSGFTSLLMERLSVDYGKKSKLEFAIYPAPQVSTAVVEPYNSILTTHTTLEHSDCAFMVDNEAIYDICRRNLDIERPTYTNLNRLISQIVSSITASLRFDGALNVDLTEFQTNLVPYPRIHFPLATYAPVISAEKAYHEQLSVADITNSCFEPANQMVKCDPRHGKYMACCLLYRGDVVPKDVNTAIAAIKTKRSIQFVDWCPTGFKVGINYQPPTVVPGGDLAKVQRAVCMLSNTTAIAEAWARLDHKFDLMYAKRAFVHWYVGEGMEEGEFSEAREDMAALEKDYEEVGLDSFEEDEEGEEY; encoded by the exons ATG CGTGAATGTATCTCAGTCCATGTCGGCCAGGCTGGTGTCCAGATGGGGAACACCTGCTGGGAACTCTACTGTTTAGAGCATGGGATAGAGCCAGATGGTCAGATGTCCAGCCACAAGCCTGTGAGAGGCCACGATGACTCCTTCACCACTTTCTTCAGTGAGACAGGGGCTGGGAAGTATGTCCCCAGAGCCATCTTTGTTGACCTGGAACCTACTGTCGTTG ATGAGGTGCGCACAGGAACCTACCGTCAACTCTTTCACCCTGAGCAGCTGATCTCAGGAAAAGAAGATGCAGCCAACAACTATGCCCGTGGACACTACACCATCGGCAGGGAAATCATTGACTCTGTCTTAGACAGGATCCGTAAACTG tcagATCAGTGCACGGGCCTTCAAGGATTCCTCATCTTTCACTCCTTTGGTGGGGGCACTGGTTCAGGTTTCACCTCACTGTTGATGGAGAGACTCTCTGTCGATTATGGCAAAAAGTCTAAGCTTGAGTTCGCCATCTACCCAGCACCCCAGGTCTCCACTGCAGTGGTGGAGCCTTACAACTCCATCTtgaccacccacaccacccTGGAGCACTCTGACTGTGCCTTCATGGTGGACAACGAGGCCATCTACGACATCTGCCGCAGGAACCTGGACATTGAGAGGCCGACCTACACCAACCTTAACAGGCTCATCAGCCAGATAGTGTCCTCCATCACGGCCTCCCTTCGCTTTGATGGAGCTCTGAATGTTGACCTGACAGAGTTCCAGACCAACCTGGTGCCCTACCCTCGTATCCACTTCCCTCTGGCCACTTATGCTCCAGTCATCTCTGCAGAGAAAGCCTACCATGAGCAGCTGTCTGTCGCTGACATTACCAACTCCTGCTTCGAGCCGGCCAATCAGATGGTGAAGTGCGATCCTCGCCATGGTAAATACATGGCCTGCTGTCTGCTGTACCGTGGCGATGTGGTGCCCAAAGACGTCAACACTGCCATCGCAGCCATCAAAACCAAACGCAGCATCCAGTTTGTGGACTGGTGCCCCACAGGCTTCAAAGTAGGCATCAACTACCAGCCTCCCACTGTGGTTCCTGGAGGAGACCTGGCCAAAGTGCAGAGGGCCGTGTGCATGCTGAGCAACACCACAGCCATCGCTGAGGCCTGGGCCCGTCTAGACCACAAGTTTGACCTCATGTATGCCAAGAGAGCCTTCGTCCACTGGTATGTCGGGGAGGGAATGGAGGAGGGAGAGTTTTCAGAGGCCAGAGAAGACATGGCTGCCCTGGAGAAGGATTATGAAGAGGTCGGGCTCGACTCATtcgaggaggatgaagaaggagaagaataTTAG
- the LOC130533656 gene encoding tubulin alpha chain-like, translating to MRECISVHVGQAGAQIGNACWELYCLEHGIQPDGQMPSDRTNGGGDDSFNTFFSETGAGKHVPRAVFVDLEPTVIDEVRTGTYRQLFHPEQLITGKEDAANNYARGHYTVGKELIDVVLDRIRKLSDQCTGLQGFLIFHSFGGGTGSGFTSLLMERLSVDYGKKSKLEFAIYPAPQVSTAVVEPYNSILTTHTTLEHSDCAFMVDNEAIYDICRRNLDIERPTYTNLNRLISQIVSSITASLRFDGALNVDLTEFQTNLVPYPRIHFPLATYAPVISAEKAYHEQLSVADITNACFEPANQMVKCDPRHGKYMACCLLYRGDVVPKDVNSAIAAIKTKRSIQFVDWCPTGFKVGINYQPPTVVPGGDLAKVQRAVCMLSNTTAIAEAWARLDHKFDLMYAKRAFVHWYVGEGMEEGEFSEAREDLAALEKDYEEVGTDNIGEDDEGEEY from the exons ATG CGTGAATGTATTTCAGTTCATGTTGGCCAAGCTGGGGCTCAGATTggcaatgcatgctgggagctgtACTGTCTGGAACATGGGATCCAGCCAGATGGACAGATGCCCAGTGACCGGACCAATGGAGGGGGAGATGACTCTTTCAACACCTTCTTCAGTGAAACTGGAGCCGGGAAGCATGTCCCTAGAGCTGTGTTTGTTGACCTGGAACCTACTGTGATCG ATGAGGTGCGTACAGGAACCTACCGGCAGCTATTCCACCCTGAGCAGCTGATCACAGGGAAGGAAGATGCGGCCAACAACTATGCCCGTGGACACTACACAGTGGGCAAGGAGCTCATCGATGTGGTTCTGGACAGGATCCGTAAACTG tcAGATCAGTGCACGGGCCTTCAAGGATTCCTCATCTTTCACTCCTTTGGTGGGGGCACTGGTTCAGGTTTCACCTCACTGTTGATGGAGAGACTCTCTGTCGATTATGGCAAAAAGTCTAAGCTTGAGTTCGCCATCTACCCAGCACCCCAGGTCTCCACTGCAGTGGTGGAGCCTTACAACTCCATCTtgaccacccacaccacccTGGAGCACTCTGACTGTGCCTTCATGGTGGACAACGAGGCCATCTACGACATCTGCCGCAGGAACCTGGACATTGAGAGGCCGACCTACACCAACCTTAACAGGCTCATCAGCCAGATAGTGTCCTCCATCACGGCCTCCCTTCGCTTTGATGGAGCTCTGAATGTTGACCTGACAGAGTTCCAGACCAACCTGGTGCCCTACCCTCGTATCCACTTCCCTCTGGCCACTTATGCTCCAGTCATCTCTGCAGAGAAAGCCTACCATGAGCAGCTGTCTGTCGCTGACATTACCAACGCCTGCTTCGAGCCGGCCAATCAGATGGTGAAGTGCGATCCTCGCCATGGTAAATACATGGCCTGCTGTCTGCTGTACCGTGGCGATGTGGTGCCCAAAGACGTCAACTCTGCCATCGCAGCCATCAAAACCAAACGCAGCATCCAGTTTGTGGACTGGTGCCCCACAGGCTTCAAAGTAGGCATCAACTACCAGCCTCCCACTGTGGTTCCTGGAGGAGACCTGGCCAAAGTGCAGAGGGCCGTGTGCATGCTGAGCAACACCACAGCCATCGCTGAGGCCTGGGCCCGTCTAGACCACAAGTTTGACCTCATGTATGCCAAGAGAGCCTTCGTCCACTGGTATGTCGGGGAGGGAATGGAGGAGGGAGAGTTTTCAGAGGCCAGAGAAGATTTGGCTGCCCTAGAGAAGGATTATGAAGAGGTCGGCACTGACAACATTGGGGAAGATGATGAAGGAGAGGAATATTGA
- the LOC130533643 gene encoding tubulin alpha chain produces MRECISMHVGQAGAQMGNACWELYCLEHGIQPDGQMPSDKTIGGGDDSFNTFFSETGAGKHVPRAIFVDLEPTVIDEVRTGTYRQLFHPEQLITGKEDAANNYARGHYTIGKEIIDLVLDRTRKLADQCTGLQGFLIFHSFGGGTGSGFTSLLMERLSVDYGKKSKLEFAVYPAPQVSTAVVEPYNSILTTHTTLEHSDCAFMVDNEAIYDICRRNLDIERPTYTNLNRLIGQIVSSITASLRFDGALNVDLTEFQTNLVPYPRIHFPLATYAPVISAEKAYHEQLSVADITNACFEPANQMVKCDPRHGKYMACCLLYRGDVVPKDVNSAIAAIKTKRTIQFVDWCPTGFKVGINYQPPTVVPGGDLAKVQRAVCMLSNTTAIAEAWARLDHKFDLMYAKRAFVHWYVGEGMEEGEFSEAREDMAALEKDYEEVGTDSVGDEDEEGEEY; encoded by the exons ATG CGTGAGTGTATTTCCATGCACGTGGGCCAAGCTGGTGCCCAAATGggcaatgcatgctgggaactgTATTGTCTGGAACACGGGATCCAGCCAGATGGACAGATGCCCAGTGACAAGACCATTGGAGGGGGAGATGACTCCTTCAACACCTTCTTCAGCGAGACCGGAGCAGGGAAACATGTTCCCAGAGCCATTTTTGTTGACTTAGAACCTACTGTGATCG ATGAGGTGCGTACAGGAACCTACCGGCAGCTATTCCACCCTGAGCAGCTGATCACAGGGAAGGAAGATGCGGCCAACAACTATGCCCGTGGACACTACACCATTGGCAAAGAAATCATCGATCTGGTTCTGGACCGGACTCGTAAATTG GCTGATCAGTGCACTGGCCTTCAAGGATTCCTCATCTTTCACTCCTTTGGTGGGGGCACTGGTTCAGGTTTCACCTCACTGTTGATGGAGAGACTCTCTGTCGATTATGGCAAAAAGTCTAAGCTTGAGTTCGCCGTATACCCGGCACCCCAGGTCTCCACTGCAGTGGTGGAGCCTTACAACTCCATCTtgaccacccacaccacccTGGAGCACTCTGACTGTGCCTTCATGGTGGACAACGAGGCCATCTACGACATCTGCCGCAGGAACCTGGACATTGAGAGGCCGACCTACACCAACCTTAACAGGCTCATCGGCCAGATAGTGTCCTCCATCACGGCCTCCCTTCGCTTTGATGGAGCTCTGAATGTTGACCTGACAGAGTTCCAGACCAACCTGGTGCCCTACCCTCGTATCCACTTCCCTCTGGCCACTTATGCTCCAGTCATCTCTGCAGAGAAAGCCTACCATGAGCAGCTGTCTGTCGCTGACATTACCAACGCCTGCTTCGAGCCGGCCAATCAGATGGTGAAGTGCGATCCTCGCCATGGTAAATACATGGCCTGCTGTCTGCTGTACCGTGGCGATGTGGTTCCCAAAGATGTCAACTCTGCCATCGCAGCCATCAAAACCAAACGCACCATCCAGTTTGTGGACTGGTGCCCCACAGGCTTCAAAGTAGGCATCAACTACCAGCCTCCCACTGTGGTTCCTGGAGGAGACCTGGCCAAAGTGCAGAGGGCCGTGTGCATGCTGAGCAACACCACAGCCATCGCTGAGGCCTGGGCCCGTCTAGACCACAAGTTTGACCTCATGTATGCCAAGAGAGCCTTCGTCCACTGGTATGTCGGGGAGGGAATGGAGGAGGGAGAGTTTTCAGAGGCCAGAGAAGACATGGCTGCCCTGGAGAAGGATTACGAAGAGGTCGGCACAGACAGCGTgggagatgaggatgaagaaggtGAGGAATACTGA
- the dnajb2 gene encoding dnaJ homolog subfamily B member 2 isoform X1 codes for MVDYYNVLGVSKTASQEDIKKAYRKLALKWHPDKNPDNKEEAEKKFKGVAEAYEVLSDKSKREAYDRYGSDILRNAGSSSSEFSSDLPEFTFTFRSPDEVFRDFFGGQDPFRSFFDDFTPFCGSSHVGPSRFFSFPSAGVDFTSFSSSMGGMDSMGGGTGNFRAVSTSTRIVNGKRTTTKKIKENGQERVEIEEDGVLKSILINGVEDDMALALELSRREVHPQQLPQKPHIHSRPSDTQYRDPQPSPARRSFSSAPFFNYGTETSSEDDEDEALQMALACSLSEMEHQERESIINTISGAVRRAKAGKDQGDGHRESHGFKTKSTTVVVNGKVVSEERGEERNVRIIPEPQTRREMEETGFSHESPTASSSSTPDSEQNPELKTNNSEAKKKKKCTCTVS; via the exons ATGGTAGATTACTATAATGTCTTGGGAGTCTCCAAAACAGCCTCTCAGGAAGACATTAAGAAAGC TTACAGGAAACTGGCACTGAAATGGCATCCAGACAAAAACCCAGACAAtaaggaggaggcagagaaaaagTTTAAAGGGGTGGCCGAGGCCTACGAAGTTCTTTCTGACA AGAGTAAACGTGAGGCTTACGACAGATACGGAAGTGACATACTGCGAAATGCAG gctcctccagctcagaaTTTTCTTCAGATCTCCCAGAATTCACCTTCACATTCCGCAGCCCAGATGAGGTGTTCAGGGACTTTTTTGGGGGCCAGGATCCCTTTCGTTCCTTCTTTG ATGATTTTACACCCTTCTGTGGTTCATCTCATGTTGGACCCAGTcgcttcttttctttcccttcagCTGGAG TGGACTTTACTTCCTTCTCCTCGTCCATGGGGGGTATGGACAGCATGGGGGGAGGGACGGGCAACTTCAGAGCAGTTTCTACTTCCACTCGCATCGTAAATGGCAAGCGCACCACCACGAAAAA GATAAAGGAGAATGGACAGGAAAGGGTCGAGATTGAGGAGGACGGTGTCTTAAAGAGCATCCTCATAAATG GCGTGGAGGATGACATGGCATTGGCTCTGGAGTTGAGTCGTCGGGAGGTACACCCCCAGCAATTGCCCCAGAAGCCACACATCCACAGCAGACCCTCTGACACGCAATACCGTGACCCTCAGCCTTCACCCGCACGCCGCTcctttagctccgcccccttctTCAACTACGGGACGGAGACAAGCAGcgaggacgacgaggacgaAGCCCTGCAGATGGCGTTGGCCTGCAGCCTGTCAGAAATGGAACACCAGGAGAGAGAATCTATTATCAACACCATATCAGGTGCTGTGAGAAGGGCCAAAGCAGGGAAGGACCAGGGTGATGGCCACAGAGAAAGCCATGGTTTTAAAACTAAAAGCACCACTGTCGTGGTTAACGGCAAGGTTGTTTcagaggagaggggtgaggagcGCAATGTTAGAATTATTCCAGAGCCCCAAACCAGGCGCGAGATGGAGGAGACGGGCTTCTCTCACGAGTCCCCCACAGCCTCCAGCAGTTCCACACCCGACAGTGAGCAGAACCCTGAGCTAAAAACCAACAACAGtgaggcaaaaaagaaaaagaagtgcACCTGCACTGTGTCCTGA
- the dnajb2 gene encoding dnaJ homolog subfamily B member 2 isoform X2, with translation MVDYYNVLGVSKTASQEDIKKAYRKLALKWHPDKNPDNKEEAEKKFKGVAEAYEVLSDKSKREAYDRYGSDILRNAGSSSSEFSSDLPEFTFTFRSPDEVFRDFFGGQDPFRSFFDDFTPFCGSSHVGPSRFFSFPSAGVDFTSFSSSMGGMDSMGGGTGNFRAVSTSTRIVNGKRTTTKKIKENGQERVEIEEDGVLKSILINGVEDDMALALELSRREVHPQQLPQKPHIHSRPSDTQYRDPQPSPARRSFSSAPFFNYGTETSSEDDEDEALQMALACSLSEMEHQERESIINTISDSDFEAFTS, from the exons ATGGTAGATTACTATAATGTCTTGGGAGTCTCCAAAACAGCCTCTCAGGAAGACATTAAGAAAGC TTACAGGAAACTGGCACTGAAATGGCATCCAGACAAAAACCCAGACAAtaaggaggaggcagagaaaaagTTTAAAGGGGTGGCCGAGGCCTACGAAGTTCTTTCTGACA AGAGTAAACGTGAGGCTTACGACAGATACGGAAGTGACATACTGCGAAATGCAG gctcctccagctcagaaTTTTCTTCAGATCTCCCAGAATTCACCTTCACATTCCGCAGCCCAGATGAGGTGTTCAGGGACTTTTTTGGGGGCCAGGATCCCTTTCGTTCCTTCTTTG ATGATTTTACACCCTTCTGTGGTTCATCTCATGTTGGACCCAGTcgcttcttttctttcccttcagCTGGAG TGGACTTTACTTCCTTCTCCTCGTCCATGGGGGGTATGGACAGCATGGGGGGAGGGACGGGCAACTTCAGAGCAGTTTCTACTTCCACTCGCATCGTAAATGGCAAGCGCACCACCACGAAAAA GATAAAGGAGAATGGACAGGAAAGGGTCGAGATTGAGGAGGACGGTGTCTTAAAGAGCATCCTCATAAATG GCGTGGAGGATGACATGGCATTGGCTCTGGAGTTGAGTCGTCGGGAGGTACACCCCCAGCAATTGCCCCAGAAGCCACACATCCACAGCAGACCCTCTGACACGCAATACCGTGACCCTCAGCCTTCACCCGCACGCCGCTcctttagctccgcccccttctTCAACTACGGGACGGAGACAAGCAGcgaggacgacgaggacgaAGCCCTGCAGATGGCGTTGGCCTGCAGCCTGTCAGAAATGGAACACCAGGAGAGAGAATCTATTATCAACACCATATCAG acTCAGACTTTGAGGCCTTTACAAGTTAA